A window of Microbacterium sp. Root61 genomic DNA:
CCTGGAGCACAACCTGGCCGTGATGGCGGCATTCTGCCGCGACGAGGGCGTCGAGCTGGCTCCGCACGGCAAGACGCACATGAGTCCTCAGCTGTGGGATCGCCAGCGCGCGAGCGGAGCCACTGCGGTGACAGTCGCGCATGTCTCGCAGGCCCGCGTGTTCGCGGAGACCGGGGCCACCGCCATCCTGATCGCGAATGAAGTCATCGACCTGCACGATCTGGCTTGGATCCAGCGGACGCGGGCCGCCGGTGTCGTCATCACGATCGTGATCGACTCGTTCACCGGCATCGCCGTGGCGGAGGCGGCCGTCGCCGCCGACCCCGAGGCCGGACCGATCGATGTGCTCATCGAGCTCGGCTATCCGGGCGGCCGCGCCGGGGTGCGCTCGGCCAGTCACGCGCTCGCTCTGGCGCGCAGCGCGCATGCCAGCCCCGGGGTGACCCTCCGCGGCGTCGAAGGGTTCGAGGGCGTCATGCCCGGCGAGGACGAGGAAATCCGTCGCGAGGCCGTGCGTCGCTACCTCGACGGTGCCGTGTCCACGCTGGCGGCGTTCGTTCGCGACGGACTCGTCACCGAGTCGCCGATCGCGTCGTTCGGCGGGTCGATGTATCCCGACCTCGTGGTGGACGCCCTGCGGATGAGCAGCGAGGTCCGCGGGCTGCCGCTGCGCATCCTGCTGCGCAGCGGGTGCTATCTGACCCACGACCACGGTCTGTACGCGGGCACCACGGCGGACCTCAACGGCGCCACGCTGGAGCCGGCCCTCGAACTGTGGGCGCGCGTCCTCTCGCGCCCCGAACCCAAACTCGCGATCCTGGGCGCCGGGAAGCGCGATGCACCGCACGATTCCGGGTTCCCCGTCGCGCTGCGCCGGCGCGTGGACGGCGTCGAATCGCCGTTGACGGGCGTGCGGGTGACCGGCATGAACGACCAGCACTTGTATGCCGCACTCGACAGGGCAGAGGCACTGGACGTCGGCGACCTCGTCTGTCTCGGGATCTCGCATCCGTGTACGGCCTTCGACAAATGGCGCCTCATCCCCGAGGTCGACGATCACTACCTCGTCGTCGGCGCCATCCGCACCTATTTCTAGGGAAGATCACCATGCCTCACGCCCGCGTCAACGTGCTCGGCGGGCGGGTCATCGACCCCGCCTCAGGACGCAACGAAGTCATCGCCCTGCGGTTCGAGGACGGGACGATCACCCACATCGGCCAGGTCCCCGACGACGCGGACCTGGTCGTGGACGCCACCGGCCTGGTCGTGGCGCCCGGCTTCATCGACCTGCACTCGCACGCGCAGACGCGTCTGGGGCTGCGGCTGCAGGCGCTGGACGGAGTGACGACCGCGCTCGATCTCGAGGCCGGCGCGCTGCCGGTGCGCCCGCTGCTCGCGAAGATGGCGGCGCACGGGATGCCACTGAACTTCGGCTTCTCGGCCTCGTGGTCGGCGGCGCGCATGCACGTGCTCGACGGCGCCCCACTGCGCGATGAGGCCCACCCCGCGGGCCCGGCGTCGGGTCTCAAGATGTTCAGCGACCACCACACTGGCGAGCGCTGGGGGCAGGCGGCGACAGCCGAGCAGCATGCCCGGATCCTCGCGTTGCTGGAGGATGCGGTGGCTCACGGCGCGATCGGGATCGGGAT
This region includes:
- a CDS encoding alanine racemase, which codes for MNGHADTTDDVVGWRDKSFPSVAGVTVDTIADQQWNLLNGDFAFPVLALRRSALEHNLAVMAAFCRDEGVELAPHGKTHMSPQLWDRQRASGATAVTVAHVSQARVFAETGATAILIANEVIDLHDLAWIQRTRAAGVVITIVIDSFTGIAVAEAAVAADPEAGPIDVLIELGYPGGRAGVRSASHALALARSAHASPGVTLRGVEGFEGVMPGEDEEIRREAVRRYLDGAVSTLAAFVRDGLVTESPIASFGGSMYPDLVVDALRMSSEVRGLPLRILLRSGCYLTHDHGLYAGTTADLNGATLEPALELWARVLSRPEPKLAILGAGKRDAPHDSGFPVALRRRVDGVESPLTGVRVTGMNDQHLYAALDRAEALDVGDLVCLGISHPCTAFDKWRLIPEVDDHYLVVGAIRTYF